One Mycolicibacterium sp. TUM20985 genomic window, CGAATGCCGTCCCACCAGTGCACGCCCACACCTCCTTCTCGAGAGGCGATCTTAACCAGCTGCCGCCTAGCGGAAGCTCAGTACGTCGTTCCCCCACGCCGCCCGCAGCTGGCGGTCGGCATCCTCGACCACGACGTCCTGCTTGTCGAGCAGCAGCGTGGCCCGGTCCTCGTCGCGGTAGCGCCGCCAGTGTGGCTCCCCCGGCAGGCCGGTGGGCTCACCGGTCGCGGCGAAGTTGACCCAGCGGGTGCGGATCCGTTCCGACAGTGCCGCCCCGACCTTGAGCCCGCCCAGCTTGAACGTCGGGTCCTTCGGTCCTGCGACGAGATTGCCCCAGACGTAGGGCAGTTCGGTGGCATGCGCGGCGCCGAGCCGCAGCAGGCGCAACATCGGTGTCGCCCAGTCGAACCGGTAGGTATAGACGGGGGCGGCCTTGGCGTGGCCCTCCGCGAACCAGATGGTCGGCATCCGGAAGCCGATGTCGCGGGCGACGCCCATGCCGGGTGTCTTGCCCCGGCCGCGGTAGGCCGTCACTAGATCCGCTTCGCTGGGCAGCTGCAACCCGGGTTGCTCGGCGGCGATCCCGTCGAACATGGCCTTGATCGCGGGCGGGGTGATGGGCATCAGCGGCGACTTCATGAAGCGGAACAGGGCCGCCTCGTGCTTGTTGGTGCCGATGATCAGGGGCACCGGATGCGTGCCGCCCGCGCGCGCGACCGCCACGGGATAGTCGGGAACCAGATCCCCGTCGACGATCGGCGCGTACGCCAGCGTTCCTGGCGTGCGCACCGGCACCTCGTCGAACAGGCGCTTGGAGGCGATCAGCAGCTGGCCCATCGGGGCGGCGGGCAGGCGGTCCGCCTCGTCTTCTCTCACCCCGAGGGTGTCGAGGAATTCCTCGGCGATGCGCCTGGAGCGGCTGGCGTCGTAGACCGACGTCGCGGGCGAACTCTGCGCGATGGCCGCGGAGAACAGACCGGACGCGGCCGGACTTGCCAGCAGCGTCGTGACGATGCCCGCGCCCGCGGACTCGCCGAACAGCGTCACCCTGGCGGGGTCGCCCCCGAAGGCGGTGATGTTGTCTCGCACCCACTGCAGCGCGAACAACACGTCGCGAAGGCCGAGGTTGCTCTCGAAGCGGGTGCGGTCGGTGCTGAACGACGACAGGTCCAGGAAGCCGAACGCCCCGAGCCGGTAGTTCACCGTCACGATCACGGCGTTCCCGCTGCTCGCCAACACGCGTCCGCGGTACAGCGACTGCGCCGAGGACCCCAGCACGTACGCGCCACCGTGTACCCACACCATCACGGGCTTGCCCGCGCCGGCCTCGGTGTCCGACGACGCCCACACGTTCAGCGTCAGCGAGTCGTCGCCCTGCGGCGCGCCGAGGTCGATCGGGATGCGCGGGTCGGTCGGCTGATGGCAGGCCGGCCCGACGCGGGTGGCGTCGGCGACGTCGGTCCAGGGATCCGGCGGGCGCGGCGCGCGCCATCGCAGATCGGCGACGGGTGGTGCCGCGTAACGGACGCCGCGCCATGACTTGACCCCGCCGTCGTCGACCCCGCGGACGCGTCCGTAGGCGGTCTCGACGATCGGCGCCTCGACCGATCGACCGCTGCTCGGCGCCGCCGTCACCGGCGAGTGCCCTTCGCGCCCACCCGGTCCGCGTCCGAGAAGCCGGGGGCCGCCTTACCGGGCGCCACGCCACGCTGCCGGGACACGTAGCCGGTGGTCGCCGCCATCGCCGAGGCCACGCCGGTGTCACTCGCCTCGTAGGTCATCGACCGGTCGGCCGCGAACCCCATCCGGGCGCCGACCGCGACGGCGTCCATGTTGGCGCCCAGGAACACGAAGTACCAGGAGTACTCGCCCTCCTGGCGCTTGATCGCGGCGCTGACGGCCTCGTGCGTCCACTCGACGCTCGAGTTCTCGTGACCGTCGGTCATGACGACGACGATCACGTGGCCGGGGCGCTGGTCCTCGGGCCGTGCCGCCAGCTCGGCGCCGACGTCGGTGATCAACCGGCCGACCCCGTCGTACAACGCGGTGGCGCCGCGTGGTTGCAACTGCAACGGCGGCACGTCGGCGATCGGGCGGTCTGCGTAGACCACCTCGTAGTGCGTGTCGAACTGCGCCAGCGTGACCGTGGCCTCCCCCGGCTGCTCGGCCTGCTCGGCGATGAACGCGTTGAAACCACCCTCGGTATCGGCCTTGATGCTCTCCATCGAACCCGACCGGTCGAGCAGTACGGCAATCAGCGTGCGCTGTGGATCCGTCACGGCAACTCCTTCAGAGGTGGCTTCTACGAACGTGGTTTCAGGTTACGCGCGCCCTCCGACAGTCCCCCCACCTCGAACCACGCCCACACCAGCAAACCCTCGGCGTCCACGCTGGTCCGACCCGTCTCGGCAGCCGGTTAGGTTGGGTCGGTGCGAAAGTGGGTGCTGCTGGCCGCCGCCATCATCAGCGAGGTGGCGGCGACCCTGTCCCTGCGGGCGTCGCAGGACCACGCCGCCTGGATCGTCGCCGTCGTCGCCGGCTACGCGGTGGCGTTCACCCTGCTGACCCTGGTGTTGCGCGAGGGCGTGCCGATCGGCGTCACCTACGGCATCTGGGGAGCCACGGGCACCGCGCTGACCGCGGTGTCGGCCGCGGTGATCTTCCGCGACCCGTTCACCTGGCCCATCGCGCTGGGCATCGGGCTCATCATCGCCGGTGTGCTGTTCATCGAACTCGGTTCGCGGCCAACGGATTCCGCCTCGTGATGTGGTTGGTGCTGGCCGTCGCGATCGGTGTCGAGGTGTTCGCCACGCTGGGCCTTCGCGCATCGGACGGCTTCCGCAAGCGCGCGTGGATCGTCCCGGTCGTGCTGGGCTACCTCGCGTCGTTCTACCTGCTGTGGCTGACGCTCTCGCTTGGCATGCCCGTCGGCATCGCCTACGGCGTATGGACGGCGTGCGGCGTGGCCCTGGTCGCGGTGCTCGCCCGCTACCTCTTCGGGGATCCGCTGACGGTCAAGATGCTGATCGGCATCGCCTTGATCATCGGCGGTGTGCTCACGATCGAACTGGTGGGCGTCGGCCACTGAGCACCCCCGCCGCGGCCGCGATCGCGAGCCCCGCCGCGGGCACGATGAGCAGCCCGACCCGCAGGCTCGTCGCGTCGGCGACGAAGCCGACGAGCGGTGGTGCACCGACGAAGCCGACGCGCATCAGCCACGCCAACACCGCCAGTCCGCTGCCAGGCCGCAGACCCGGAAGGCGGTCGGCGCCGTGCATGGCCGCGGGGATGACGGTCGCGGCACCGAGACCGGCCGCCGCGAAGCCCGCGATGGTCCCCGGCACGCTCGGGAAGGCCAGTGCTAGCCCCATGCCCGCCGCGACGAGCAGTCCCCCGCCGCGGGCCATCGCCCGTTCACCGAAGCGATCCACCATGCGGTCGCCGAAGACCCGCCCGATGAACTGAAAGCTGAGCAGCGCGAGATAGCCGAGTGCCGTGACGGCGCCGGCCGCCCCCAATCCGCTGCCCAGGTACAGCGCGGCCCAGGAACTGCCTGCGTCCTCGATCACCGCGCCGGCGGTCGCGATGAGCACCAGGAGCAGCATCGCGCCGTACACCCGCCGGTCCGGTTTGCGGCGGATCGCCGCGTCGCCCGGCGCGCGCTCCGGCTGATCGGGCCCCTTCAGCAGGAACGGATAGGCGGCCGCGGCCACGCCGACGAACACCGCGGCGCTCACCCCGAGGTGAACGGCGATCGGGACGTGGAGCGCGATCGCCGCGGCGGCCATGCCCGCCCCGATCACCGCGCCGACCGACCACACGGCGTGCAGCGAATTGATGATCGACCGGCCGAACTCCCGCTGCACCCGCAGACCGTGGGCGTTCTGAGCAACGTCGGCGACCGCATCGCAGGCGCCGCCGGCGAACAACAGGGCCGCCAGCACCGCCGGTGTCGTCGACGATCCCGCCGCGAACACCAAGAGGGCTATGCCGGCCGTGCAGAGCAGCCCGGTCCTGGCCGAGGTGAGACGACGGACGACCGCCCCCGCCGTGAGTCCGGCGACCAGCGCGCCGACCGGGAAGGCGGCGACGACCACGCCGTAGGCGGTGTTCGACAGCGCCAGCTCGGTCTTGAGTTCGGGGAAGCGCGGCACGAGGTTCGCGAAGATGGCACCGTTGGTGAGGAACATCGCCGCCACGGCGATACGTGCCCGCCCGTTGCGCCGACTGGCGTCACCTGTGAGCACTGAGCAGACGATACCGCCACACGCACTCCGTCCCTTCACGGCAAGATCACCCCCATGACTGAACTGCCCGGCTCATTGGTCGACCTCGCCCACCAATACGGCGTGGCGAGCACCTACGACGACTGGATGGGCGGTCACCGCGCGGTCGCCGAGTCGACGCTGGTCTCGGTGCTGACGGCGCTCGGCGTCGAGGCGGCCACCGAGGAGGAACGGCAGGCGTCGCTGACGGCTCGCGAGGGGGACCACTGGCGGCGCACGCTGCCTCCTGTGGTGGTCATGCGGGCTGGCCGGCCGACCTCGTTCTGGGTGCACGTGACCGACGGCGATCCGGTCGGCGGGTGGATCCGGCTGGAGGACGGCACGGTGCGCACGGGGTTGCGCCAGCTGCAGAACGACCGGCCGCCCTACGACCTCGACGGCCGGTCGATCGGCGAGGCCACGTTCGAGCTGCCCGCCGACCTGCCGGTGGGATACCACCGGTTGCACGTCGATGCCGGCGGCGTGGATGGTGATGCCGCGCTCATCGTCTCCCCGGCGGTGCTGAAGCTGCCCGCGTCGCTCGGCGGTGGGCGGACCTGGGGCCTGGCCACCCAGCTGTACAGCGTGCGTTCCGAAAGGTCTTGGGGCATCGGCGATCTGACCGATCTGGCCGATCTGGCGGTGTGGTCGGCCGCCCAGTACGGGGCGGGCTTCATCCTGGCCAACCCGCTGCACGCCGCCGCTCCGGCCGCGCCGATGGAGCCATCGCCCTACCTGCCGACGTCCCGCCGCTTCGTCAACCCGATGTATTTGCGGGTCGAGGCGATCCCGGAGTTCGCCTACGTACGTGACCGCGGTGGGCTGCGCAAGGCACGTTCGATTGCTCAAGCCAAGGCGAAGAAGGCTGCGCTCATCGACCGCGATGCGGCGTGGAAGAGCAAGCGCGCAGCGCTCGAGGCCGTCTACCGCGTGAGGCGGTCCGCGGGTCGCGAGCTGGCCTACGCGGCGTACCGGCGGCGCGAGGGACGCAGCCTGGACGACTTCGCCATCTGGTGCGCATTGGCCGAGAAGCACGGCAACGACTGGCACGGGTGGCCCGAGCGGCTGCAGCACCCGGCCGATCCAGCGGTGGCTGCGTTCGCGGTGAAGCGCGCCGACGCGGTGGATTTCCACCGATGGCTGCAGTGGCAGCTCGACGACCAGCTGACCGGCGCGCAGGCCACCGCGATCCAGGCGGGCATGTCGCTGGGCGTCATGCACGATCTGGCGGTCGGCGTCGATCCGAACGGTGCCGACGCGTGGGCGCTGCAGGACACCCTGGCGCTTGGTGTCAGCGTGGGCGCGCCGCCGGACGAGTACAACCAGCTGGGCCAGGACTGGTCACAACCTCCGTGGCGGCCCGACCAGCTGATCGAGCGGGGTTATGAACCGTTCCGCGCCTTGGTCAACGCGGTATTGCGGCACGCGGGCGGGCTCCGCATCGACCACGTGATCGGGTTGTTCCGACTGTGGTGGATCCCGAACGGCGCCGCGCCCACCGAGGGCACCTACGTGCGCTACGACCACGAGGCGCTGATCGGCATCGTCGCGTTGGAGGCGCAGCGGGCGGGCGCGGTCGTGGTCGGCGAGGATCTGGGCACCGTCGAACCGTGGGTCCGCGACTACCTCGACGAGCGGGGGCTGCTCGGCACCTCGATCCTGTGGTTCGAACTCGATCGCGACGGCGACGGCGGTCCGCTGCCCGCCCGCCGGTGGCGCGAGTACTGCCTGTCGTCGGTCACGACGCACGATCTGCCACCGACGGCGGGATACCTGGCGGGCGAACACGTGCGGATCCGGGAAGAGCTGGGGCTGCTGACCCGCCCGGCCGACGAGGAGCTGGCGCAGGACAGGGCCGAACAGGACGCGTGGCTCGCCGCGTTGCGCGCCGCCGAGCTGATCGGCGACGACCCGACGGTGGAGCAGGTCGTCAGCGCGTTGTACGGGTACCTCGGTCGGACGCCGTCGCGGCTGCTCGCGCTCGCGCTTCCGGATGCGGTGGGCGACCTGCGGGCCCAGAATCAACCTGGGACGACGAACGAGTATCCGAACTGGCGGGTGAAACTGGCCGGCCCGGATGGCACCGAACTGCTGCTGGAGGACGTGTTCACCGACCCGCGAGCCGCGGCGCTGGCCGCCGTGCTCGGAGCGCAGGTAACACCAGCGCGGGAGTGACCGAAGTTCTCCGTGAGGGCTGAACTGCGCTATGTTCGCAACGCACCGCGACACACGGAGGGCACGTGAAGAAGATTCTTGGACTGGCAGCCACCGGGCTGGTCATTCCCGCCGCCATCCTGGTCGGGGGCGCTTCGGCGGCCCTGCTCAGCCCTGCCGTGGCCGCGTCGGCTCCCGGCAACACCAACGCGCTGAACGTCGTGGGCGAGCCCTACTTCAAGGCCGTGAGCATCTTGAAGAGCCAGGGCGTCCGTGCGACGTTCGGCGGCTCGTTCGGCAGCGACCTGCCGCAGTCGCAGTGCATCGTGAGCCAGCAGAAGGCCACCAGCAAGAAGATGGTGCTGATGCTGGACTGCACGCAGGCCGCCGGTGAGGCGGCTGCGGGCTCCGCTGCGGAGCGTCCGTCTTCCGGTGTCGCCCCAGGTGCCGCCACACCGGCGCCCGGCGCAGGTCAGGGCACCTACGGCGGTCCCATCGGGGTGCCGGTCCCCGTCGGCTGACAGTTCAGCTATCCGGTACCTGCGTTCCCAGATAAGTCGCACAATCGCGTAGACTCCTCTCCCGACAGACGGCGATGAGGAGCAGACAGCCATGTTGCGACCGCAGCGTTTCCCCACCGAGGTCGACCCGGGCCCGGTACAGATCCAGGCCCGCCGGGTGCACTTCGACGTCGACGCGATCCCCCTGCACTGGATCCCCGACCACCCCGTCGCGTCCAACGTGATCAGCCTGCTGAACATCGTGCTGCCCGCCGCCGAGCGTTGGTTCGTCGCCGCGTACAACGAAGCGCTGCCGATGGTGAAGGACCCGAAGCTGGCGGAGGACATGCGCGGCTTCATCGGGCAGGAGGCCACTCACGCCGACGTGCACGACAAGGTGCTGCACGACTATCTAATCAACCACGGCGTCGACGTCAAGCCGCTCCTCGACCAGATCGAGTACGTCTTCACGAAGGTGCTGGCGCCCGACCCGTCGATCACCGATCCCAAGCGCAAGCTGAACCACCTGTGCGACCGGCTGTGGCTGATCGCCGCCATCGAGCACTACACCGCCGTGCTCGGCGACTTCTCGTTGAACTGTGCGTGGGACGACCACGGGGCCAACCCGACCATGGTGGACCTGTTCCGCTGGCACGGCAGCGAGGAGGTCGAGCACCGCATGGTCGCCCACGACGTCGCGCACTACTTCCACGACAGCTACGTGGACCGCATCCGCGCCATGATCATGGCCGTCATCTTCCTGTTCACCTTCTTCCAGCG contains:
- a CDS encoding vWA domain-containing protein, with product MTDPQRTLIAVLLDRSGSMESIKADTEGGFNAFIAEQAEQPGEATVTLAQFDTHYEVVYADRPIADVPPLQLQPRGATALYDGVGRLITDVGAELAARPEDQRPGHVIVVVMTDGHENSSVEWTHEAVSAAIKRQEGEYSWYFVFLGANMDAVAVGARMGFAADRSMTYEASDTGVASAMAATTGYVSRQRGVAPGKAAPGFSDADRVGAKGTRR
- a CDS encoding carboxylesterase/lipase family protein, which encodes MTAAPSSGRSVEAPIVETAYGRVRGVDDGGVKSWRGVRYAAPPVADLRWRAPRPPDPWTDVADATRVGPACHQPTDPRIPIDLGAPQGDDSLTLNVWASSDTEAGAGKPVMVWVHGGAYVLGSSAQSLYRGRVLASSGNAVIVTVNYRLGAFGFLDLSSFSTDRTRFESNLGLRDVLFALQWVRDNITAFGGDPARVTLFGESAGAGIVTTLLASPAASGLFSAAIAQSSPATSVYDASRSRRIAEEFLDTLGVREDEADRLPAAPMGQLLIASKRLFDEVPVRTPGTLAYAPIVDGDLVPDYPVAVARAGGTHPVPLIIGTNKHEAALFRFMKSPLMPITPPAIKAMFDGIAAEQPGLQLPSEADLVTAYRGRGKTPGMGVARDIGFRMPTIWFAEGHAKAAPVYTYRFDWATPMLRLLRLGAAHATELPYVWGNLVAGPKDPTFKLGGLKVGAALSERIRTRWVNFAATGEPTGLPGEPHWRRYRDEDRATLLLDKQDVVVEDADRQLRAAWGNDVLSFR
- a CDS encoding MFS transporter; translated protein: MFLTNGAIFANLVPRFPELKTELALSNTAYGVVVAAFPVGALVAGLTAGAVVRRLTSARTGLLCTAGIALLVFAAGSSTTPAVLAALLFAGGACDAVADVAQNAHGLRVQREFGRSIINSLHAVWSVGAVIGAGMAAAAIALHVPIAVHLGVSAAVFVGVAAAAYPFLLKGPDQPERAPGDAAIRRKPDRRVYGAMLLLVLIATAGAVIEDAGSSWAALYLGSGLGAAGAVTALGYLALLSFQFIGRVFGDRMVDRFGERAMARGGGLLVAAGMGLALAFPSVPGTIAGFAAAGLGAATVIPAAMHGADRLPGLRPGSGLAVLAWLMRVGFVGAPPLVGFVADATSLRVGLLIVPAAGLAIAAAAGVLSGRRPPVRS
- a CDS encoding metal-dependent hydrolase, producing MLRPQRFPTEVDPGPVQIQARRVHFDVDAIPLHWIPDHPVASNVISLLNIVLPAAERWFVAAYNEALPMVKDPKLAEDMRGFIGQEATHADVHDKVLHDYLINHGVDVKPLLDQIEYVFTKVLAPDPSITDPKRKLNHLCDRLWLIAAIEHYTAVLGDFSLNCAWDDHGANPTMVDLFRWHGSEEVEHRMVAHDVAHYFHDSYVDRIRAMIMAVIFLFTFFQRGAWYLSKNDPTFDVGWFRMQRLRMRDSKLGLLPKYRKLFGSNTSMYFRPGFSPEEMGSTAQAVAYLASSPAARAAHL
- a CDS encoding DMT family transporter, producing MWLVLAVAIGVEVFATLGLRASDGFRKRAWIVPVVLGYLASFYLLWLTLSLGMPVGIAYGVWTACGVALVAVLARYLFGDPLTVKMLIGIALIIGGVLTIELVGVGH
- a CDS encoding DMT family transporter — protein: MRKWVLLAAAIISEVAATLSLRASQDHAAWIVAVVAGYAVAFTLLTLVLREGVPIGVTYGIWGATGTALTAVSAAVIFRDPFTWPIALGIGLIIAGVLFIELGSRPTDSAS
- the malQ gene encoding 4-alpha-glucanotransferase, with translation MTELPGSLVDLAHQYGVASTYDDWMGGHRAVAESTLVSVLTALGVEAATEEERQASLTAREGDHWRRTLPPVVVMRAGRPTSFWVHVTDGDPVGGWIRLEDGTVRTGLRQLQNDRPPYDLDGRSIGEATFELPADLPVGYHRLHVDAGGVDGDAALIVSPAVLKLPASLGGGRTWGLATQLYSVRSERSWGIGDLTDLADLAVWSAAQYGAGFILANPLHAAAPAAPMEPSPYLPTSRRFVNPMYLRVEAIPEFAYVRDRGGLRKARSIAQAKAKKAALIDRDAAWKSKRAALEAVYRVRRSAGRELAYAAYRRREGRSLDDFAIWCALAEKHGNDWHGWPERLQHPADPAVAAFAVKRADAVDFHRWLQWQLDDQLTGAQATAIQAGMSLGVMHDLAVGVDPNGADAWALQDTLALGVSVGAPPDEYNQLGQDWSQPPWRPDQLIERGYEPFRALVNAVLRHAGGLRIDHVIGLFRLWWIPNGAAPTEGTYVRYDHEALIGIVALEAQRAGAVVVGEDLGTVEPWVRDYLDERGLLGTSILWFELDRDGDGGPLPARRWREYCLSSVTTHDLPPTAGYLAGEHVRIREELGLLTRPADEELAQDRAEQDAWLAALRAAELIGDDPTVEQVVSALYGYLGRTPSRLLALALPDAVGDLRAQNQPGTTNEYPNWRVKLAGPDGTELLLEDVFTDPRAAALAAVLGAQVTPARE